A single region of the Anopheles funestus chromosome X, idAnoFuneDA-416_04, whole genome shotgun sequence genome encodes:
- the LOC125763519 gene encoding uncharacterized protein LOC125763519 — MEDSQYVQCDACDKWWHFTCVGITESVESVQQRAWICDDCVQGALKVQAAPQAGEPRPCASKALPKPKVKVDIVGEKETASAISKRRARLSLAGADELSTLEGANHEARDAVHNLNNDPASDEVTAQLVMLKQRQDLEKRRLELELQLKFVREEEELLRFGKVEFSTFSPQFDSFQPKESAVKNSEEGSNITPRQAVARKTVSKELPTFTGDPAEWPIFISHYEHTTRQCGYSNWENMLRLQKCLKGPALEAVRSRLMLPEAVPRVIEKLRSRYGRPVLLIKTLIAKVRKIPPPQVDKLETLIEYGEAVQCMVDHMEAADARAHLTNPMLLEEVVGKLPKDQQLLWSHHIRGVDEDAVDLVMFSDYMEQLAEDAARLTTIDSPSMRGTFKGKRGIVNTHAESDSDTTLVVSEGSCLLCHATGHGLTACHKFKTLPVKDRWQRARELSLCFGCLGKHNWRNCRNKTVCGNNGCTYRHHALLHDKMVSSGGAGRLEGGTVAESNHHQSVASSSTALFRIVPVMLYGPATNVSTFAFLDEGSSVTLVDEDLAVQLGVEGVVEPLCMRWTGDTTRVEAGSRRVNLQVGPVGTSRRFAVNSVRTVPRLNLPRQTFNMEDGGGEHLKRLPIQQYRDAVPQLLIGLDNLHLAVPLKVKEGKVGEPIAVKTRLGWCIYGKHSAMMNKRLFHVCECNEQEDIHDKIKMFYELEQLGVARAVEQHPEMLRAQKILEETTVRVGNRFEAGLLWKSDDEELPDSFEMARRRFLCLEKRMERDGVLKAHVQRQIGDMLSKGYIHKATDQELSECDRKRVWYLPIGVVINPNKPGKVRLIWDAAAKAHGKSLNDHLLKGPDELLPLPGVLFRFRMYEIATCADVREMFLQIGIRKQDKQAQRFLWRKDSNSELETYIVDVVTFGSACSPATAQYVKNRNARDYMALFPRAVEGILQSTYICR; from the coding sequence ATGGAGGACTCTCAATACGTGCAGTGCGACGCATGTGATAAGTGGTGGCACTTTACATGCGTTGGAATAACGGAATCTGTCGAATCCGTGCAACAGCGTGCGTGGATTTGTGACGATTGCGTGCAAGGGGCATTGAAGGTGCAAGCAGCACCGCAAGCGGGCGAGCCCAGACCATGTGCATCGAAAGCCCTTCCTAAGCCCAAAGTGAAGGTGGACATTGTGGGTGAGAAAGAGACAGCGTCGGCGATCTCAAAACGACGAGCACGTTTATCGCTCGCAGGAGCCGACGAGTTGAGCACGTTGGAAGGAGCAAACCACGAGGCCAGAGACGCAGTTCATAACCTCAACAATGATCCTGCCAGTGATGAAGTAACAGCGCAGCTGGTTATGCTGAAGCAGCGACAGGATCTGGAAAAAAGGCGGTTGGAACTAGAACTCCAGCTAAAGTTCGTGCGTGAGGAAGAGGAGTTGTTAAGGTTTGGTAAAGTGGAATTTTCGACATTTTCACCCCAGTTTGACTCTTTTCAGCCGAAAGAGAGCGCGGTGAAAAACAGCGAAGAAGGTTCCAACATTACTCCTCGACAAGCAGTTGCACGGAAGACGGTTTCGAAGGAACTCCCGACCTTCACAGGTGATCCCGCTGAGTGGCCGATATTTATTTCTCACTACGAGCACACCACCAGGCAATGTGGTTATTCAAATTGGGAAAACATGCTGCGGCTGCAGAAGTGTTTAAAGGGACCTGCATTGGAAGCAGTGCGTAGTCGCTTGATGTTGCCGGAAGCGGTACCGCGTGTCATCGAGAAACTTCGGTCAAGGTATGGCAGACCGGTGCTTCTCATTAAGACCCTGATAGCAAAGGTACGCAAGATTCCACCTCCTCAAGTCGACAAGCTGGAGACCCTTATCGAATACGGCGAAGCAGTGCAGTGTATGGTGGACCACATGGAGGCAGCTGACGCACGGGCCCATTTAACTAATCCGATGCTGTTGGAAGAAGTGGTAGGCAAGCTGCCAAAGGACCAGCAGTTGCTTTGGTCACACCACATTCGAGGAGTGGATGAGGACGCGGTCGATCTGGTTATGTTCAGCGATTACATGGAACAACTGGCCGAAGATGCTGCTAGATTAACGACGATAGACTCTCCATCAATGCGTGGAACCTTTAAGGGGAAGAGGGGTATTGTCAACACGCACGCGGAATCAGATAGCGATACAACGTTAGTAGTGTCGGAGGGAAGCTGTTTGTTGTGCCATGCCACAGGCCATGGATTAACCGCGTGCCATAAGTTCAAAACCCTGCCTGTGAAGGACCGATGGCAAAGGGCACGAGAGTTGTCGTTGTGCTTTGGTTGTTTGGGGAAGCACAACTGGCGGAATTGCCGGAACAAAACCGTGTGCGGAAACAATGGCTGTACGTACCGACACCATGCTTTGTTACACGATAAGATGGTATCGAGCGGTGGTGCTGGGAGATTGGAAGGCGGAACTGTTGCAGAGAGCAATCACCATCAGTCCGTGGCATCGTCCTCAACGGCATTATTTCGTATTGTTCCGGTAATGTTGTATGGCCCAGCAACTAACGTATCTACGTTCGCGTTCTTGGACGAAGGGTCGTCTGTGACGCTAGTGGACGAGGATTTGGCGGTGCAGTTGGGTGTTGAGGGCGTGGTGGAACCACTTTGCATGCGATGGACGGGTGATACGACTCGTGTAGAAGCCGGATCGAGGCGAGTAAACCTTCAGGTGGGGCCTGTCGGTACTTCAAGGCGGTTTGCGGTCAATTCGGTACGGACGGTACCCAGGTTGAATTTGCCGCGACAAACGTTTAACATGGAGGACGGCGGGGGTGAACATCTGAAGAGGCTACCAATTCAACAATATCGGGATGCGGTGCCTCAGTTGCTCATTGGGTTGGATAACTTGCATTTAGCTGTTCCTCTCAAGGTTAAGGAAGGGAAAGTTGGTGAGCCGATCGCTGTTAAAACTCGTCTAGGATGGTGCATATATGGTAAACACTCTGCTATGATGAATAAACGATTGTTTCACGTATGTGAATGCAACGAGCAAGAAGACATCCacgacaaaataaaaatgttttacgagCTGGAACAATTAGGCGTGGCGCGTGCTGTCGAACAACATCCTGAAATGCTGCGCGCTCAAAAGATCCTGGAAGAAACCACAGTTCGAGTAGGAAATCGTTTCGAAGCTGGGTTACTTTGGAAGTCGGATGATGAAGAACTGCCCGACAGTTTTGAGATGGCGCGTCGTAGATTTTTGTGTTTGGAAAAGCGGATGGAACGGGATGGTGTGCTGAAGGCACATGTTCAGCGACAGATTGGAGATATGCTGAGCAAAGGGTACATTCACAAGGCCACGGATCAGGAACTCTCCGAGTGCGACAGGAAACGAGTGTGGTACTTGCCGATAGGTGTGGTTATCAACCCGAACAAACCCGGAAAAGTTCGGTTGATATGGGACGCGGCAGCGAAGGCTCATGGAAAGTCTTTAAATGACCATCTGCTGAAAGGACCTGATGAACTGTTACCACTGCCTGGAGTGCTGTTTCGCTTTCGAATGTATGAGATAGCTACTTGCGCTGACGTTCGAGAGATGTTTCTGCAAATAGGAATCCGAAAGCAAGACAAGCAAGCTCAGCGATTCTTATGGCGAAAAGATTCCAACAGCGAACTGGAAACATACATTGTTGACGTGGTGACATTTGGATCGGCATGTTCTCCGGCAACGGCCCAATATGTGAAGAATCGCAACGCTCGTGACTATATGGCTTTATTTCCTCGTGCGGTGGAAGGAATACTACAAAGCACATACATATGTAGATGA
- the LOC125775048 gene encoding uncharacterized protein LOC125775048, whose product MLENIPEERVPSSEDQAMEQWYLKTITREKTGRYVVELPKIPRYEERLGDSMQGAIKRFATIERRLNRDNNLKQQYHEFMEEYLRLGHMTEVSTVDKVKAEGVSYYLPHHAVLKQASTTTKCRVVFDASHRTSTGTSLNDILLNGPQFQDDIVSILLRFRMRRVGVVADVEKMYRQILVVPADKRLHRILWRKEGSEEVSIFQLNTITYSTACAPYLAIRTLRKIFEDHEESHPRAMCWYNDFYVDDLLSGGDTAEEVKQIQGQLCGMLAAAGFRLRKWASNDASALRDVPMEDLAIGEEANIDGADVGLALGLVWKTNFDSFSIRVPHIDTSKPITKRNVLSNLAKMYDPLGFLDPIKMKGKLLMQTLWSLKNPNGQTWSWDAELPETIQEEYRIVSGKFKHLESICIPRHPKLNSNWQYHIFCDASERGYGACVYIRSSSTTEGVNISILIVNPEPEVIRPRDPNLLSPDL is encoded by the exons ATGCTCGAGAACATACCAGAAGAGAGAGTTCCGTCCAGCGAAGACCAAGCAATGGAACAGTGGTATCTCAAAACGATCACACGAGAGAAAACTGGTCGATATGTAGTTGAACTCCCAAAGATACCGCGGTACGAGGAAAGACTGGGTGACTCCATGCAAGGTGCCATAAAACGCTTTGCGACCATAGAAAGGCGTTTGAATCGGGACAACAACCTCAAACAGCAATATCACGAGTTCATGGAAGAATACTTGCGATTAGGTCACATGACTGAAGTGTCAACCGTCGACAAGGTGAAAGCGGAAGGAGTGTCATATTATTTGCCTCATCATGCCGTGTTGAAGCAGGCGAGCACAACCACAAAATGTCGCGTGGTATTCGATGCATCGCATAGGACCAGCACAGGCACCTCATTGAATGATATTCTTCTGAACGGTCCGCAGTTTCAAGACGACATTGTATCAATTCTTCTTCGTTTTAGGATGAGAAGAGTTGGGGTTGTTGCCgatgttgaaaaaatgtatcgGCAGATTCTGGTGGTTCCGGCGGACAAAAGGCTACACCGCATCCTCTGGCGCAAAGAAGGGTCGGAAGAGGTATCGATTTTCCAGCTGAATACGATCACGTACAGTACCGCCTGCGCTCCTTACTTGGCCATTAGAACGTTGcgaaaaatatttgaagatcATGAAGAAAGCCACCCGAGAGCCATGTGTTGGTACAATGACTTCTACGTCGACGATCTTCTCAGCGGAGGTGATACAGCAGAAGAAGTAAAGCAGATTCAGGGTCAATTGTGCGGAATGCTCGCTGCTGCTGGATTCAGACTGCGAAAATGGGCGTCAAATGATGCAAGTGCATTGAGGGATGTTCCGATGGAAGACCTTGCTATTGGTGAGGAAGCGAACATCGATGGAGCAGATGTCGGACTAGCGTTAGGACTAGTGTGGAAGACGAATTTCGATAGTTTCAGCATACGAGTACCACATATCGATACATCTAAGCCAATAACAAAACGGAACGTACTAAGCAACCTCGCCAAGATGTACGATCCTTTAGGATTTCTAGATCCGATTAAGATGAAGGGGAAGTTGCTTATGCAAACACTATGGTCACTGAAGAATCCCAATGGACAAACGTGGTCGTGGGATGCAGAACTGCCTGAGACAATACAGGAGGAATACAGGATAGTTTCCGGCAAGTTTAAACATTTGGAAAGCATTTGCATTCCTCGGCATCCAAAGTTGAACTCAAACTGGcaatatcacattttttgtgATGCATCAGAGCGTGGATACGGTGCTTGTGTCTACATACGGAGCAGTTCAACGACGGAAGGAGTAAACATCAGCATACTAATTGTTA ATCCCGAACCAGAGGTCATTCGACCCCGAGACCCGAACCTACTCTCTCCTGACCTCTAG
- the LOC125763526 gene encoding uncharacterized protein LOC125763526, with protein sequence MSEQVKWALKRRALMVSLGRYEKFVKDFVEERDVAQVALRLERFKTLWSDLDEVQLQLEESATEESAVVCNQETRAEYENICFRVQSELENKVPAVSSVIEPATRAAKALTGLRLPTISLPEFSGDFMQWLPFRNTYEGLIHDNTEVPKIQKFHYLRAALKGEAAQIIESISLSADNYDLAWDSVVQRYSNEYLLKRRHFAVLFATPAIMEETAITLHMMVDEFERHKKTLGQLGEPIQHWGGLLEHLLTTKLPMETLREWENFATTADNPDYDSLVEFLRRRMRMLESLMVTQEQAAAISSQRQPSRRAACESEVIGSPPSKNVKNILFDF encoded by the exons ATGTCCGAGCAAGTAAAGTGGGCGTTGAAGCGTCGCGCCTTGATGGTGTCGCTAGGACGCTATGAGAAGTTCGTGAAGGATTTTGTGGAAGAGCGCGATGTCGCTCAAGTGGCGTTGAGATTAGAACGGTTTAAAACGTTGTGGTCCGATCTCGACGAAGTGCAGTTGCAGCTTGAAGAAAGTGCAACCGAAGAAAGTGCAGTGGTCTGCAACCAGGAAACGCGAGCTGAATACGAGAACATTTGTTTTAGAGTGCAATCGGAATTAGAAAATAAAGTGCCCGCCGTTAGTAGTGTCATCGAACCGGCAACCAGAGCCGCTAAAGCATTAACGGGTTTGAGACTCCCGACGATATCCCTACCGGAGTTTAGTGGTGATTTTATGCAGTGGCTGCCGTTCCGGAACACCTATGAAGGCCTGATACACGACAACACGGAGGTACCCAAAATACAGAAATTTCATTATCTAAGGGCCGCGCTAAAAGGTGAAGCCGCGCAAATCATAGAATCCATATCGCTCAGCGCCGACAATTATGATTTAGCGTGGGATTCAGTGGTGCAACGGTATTCAAATGAATACCTGTTGAAGCGTCGGCATTTTGCGGTATTGTTCGCCACCCCTGCTATAATGGAAGAGACAGCCATAACGCTTCACATGATGGTGGATGAATTCGAGCGTCATAAGAAAACGCTGGGGCAGCTCGGAGAGCCAATCCAGCATTGGGGCGGACTACTGGAGCATCTACTTACCACAAAATTGCCGATGGAAACCTTGCGCGAATGGGAGAATTTTGCGACCACAGCTGACAATCCAGATTACGATTCCTTAGTGGAATTTCTGCGCAGGAGAATGCGCATGTTAGAATCGCTAATGGTGACGCAAGAGCAGGCCGCAGCCATATCATCCCAGCGACAGCCATCGCGGCGTGCCGCTTGC GAGAGCGAAGTAATTGGTAGTCCTCCCTCAAAAAATGTGAAGAAcatattgtttgatttttag
- the LOC125760470 gene encoding LOW QUALITY PROTEIN: uncharacterized protein LOC125760470 (The sequence of the model RefSeq protein was modified relative to this genomic sequence to represent the inferred CDS: deleted 1 base in 1 codon; substituted 2 bases at 2 genomic stop codons), giving the protein MLNEEFIPIPTTALFEGVEKEFLEKWKFPNCIGAIDGKHVRIKSPPKSGTLYYNYKKYFSLHLQAVAYAKCKFIAIDIGEYGSRSDSGVFNSSKLFQLIQSNSLNVPAAKPLPDTSQNMPDGFIGDQGYPLKTFLLSRXXTRSPYPDNEDPAKLHFNELLSIARRCVECAFGILAAKWRCLKTELQVAPDHATLIVQTACLLHNI; this is encoded by the exons ATGCTAAACGAAGAGTTTATCCCTATTCCCACGACGGCTTTATTTGAGGGAGTAGAGAAGGAATTtcttgaaaaatggaaatttcctAATTGCATTGGTGCTATCGATGGCAAACACGTTAGGATAAAATCGCCGCCAAAATCTGGTACGCTGTActacaattacaaaaaatatttctccttACATTTACAAGCAGTAGCATATGCCAAATGTAAATTCATAGCCATAGATATTGGTGAATACGGCAGTCGAAGTGATAGTGGCGTATTTAATTcatcaaaattatttcaactGATACAATCAAATAGTCTTAATGTCCCTGCTGCTAAACCACTACCCGATACTTCGCAAAATATGCCCGACGGGTTTATAGGTGATCAGGGATATCcacttaaaacatttttattatcccGATAATGAA CCCGATCCCCCTATCCCGATAATGAAGACCCAGCCAAACTTCATTTCAATGAGTTGTTAAGCATTGCAAGACGCTGTGTTGAATGCGCTTTTGGTATATTAGCAGCTAAATGGCGTTGTTTAAAAACCGAACTCCAGGTAGCTCCGGACCATGCAACTTTAATAGTTCAAACAGCGTGTTTATTGCACAATATATAA